A part of Streptomyces sp. DSM 40750 genomic DNA contains:
- a CDS encoding HAD family hydrolase, translating to MGKHGVGAHIVWDWNGTLFHDNEAIIGATNAAFAELGIEPITLERYRELYCVPVPKFYERLIGRLPTDEEWEAMDVVFHRYYAEHRVACGLTDGVPALLTDWRSAGRSQSILSMYVHEELVPLVRGFGIEPHFIRVDGRTGPSGGSKTEHMVRHLRRLVGVEPARTVVIGDAADDAVAARHVGAQAVLYTGGSHSRASLEGVGVSVVDTLEEAVAEAERLAA from the coding sequence ATGGGGAAGCACGGAGTCGGGGCGCATATCGTCTGGGACTGGAATGGGACGTTGTTCCATGACAACGAGGCGATCATCGGGGCGACGAACGCGGCGTTCGCGGAGTTGGGGATCGAGCCGATCACGTTGGAGCGGTACAGGGAGCTGTACTGCGTGCCGGTACCGAAGTTCTACGAGCGGTTGATCGGGCGGCTGCCTACGGATGAAGAGTGGGAGGCCATGGATGTGGTCTTTCATCGGTACTACGCGGAGCACCGGGTCGCGTGCGGGCTGACCGACGGTGTGCCGGCGCTGCTCACGGACTGGCGTTCGGCGGGGCGCAGTCAGTCGATCCTCAGCATGTATGTGCATGAGGAGCTGGTTCCGCTGGTGCGGGGCTTCGGGATCGAGCCGCACTTCATACGGGTCGACGGGCGGACCGGGCCGTCCGGGGGCAGCAAGACCGAGCACATGGTGCGGCATCTGCGCCGGCTCGTGGGCGTGGAACCGGCGCGGACCGTCGTGATCGGGGACGCCGCAGACGACGCCGTCGCCGCGCGGCACGTGGGTGCGCAGGCCGTGCTCTACACCGGGGGGTCCCACAGCCGAGCCAGCCTGGAAGGGGTCGGGGTGTCCGTCGTGGACACCCTGGAGGAGGCCGTCGCGGAGGCCGAGCGGCTGGCCGCGTAG
- a CDS encoding NAD-glutamate dehydrogenase: MQTKLDEAKAELLERAARVAENSPVGGYLPTGTTSESTSGTPDHDTVLAFLQRYYLHTAPEDLSGRDPVDVFGAAYSHYRLAENRPQGTANVRVHTPTVEENGWTCSHSVVEVVTDDMPFLVDSVTNELSRQGRGIHVVIHPQVVVRRDVTGKLVELITEPAAVAAASAAVAAGETLPHDAHIESWIHVEVDRETDRADLKQINNDLLRVLSDVREAVEDWEKMRDAAVRIADGLPAEHTADDLREQDVEEARELLRWLADDHFTFLGYREYELRQDDSLAAVPGTGLGILRADPHHAGHDQHPVSSSFERLPADARAKAREHRLLVLTKANSRATVHRPSYLDYVGVKKFDAEGNVVGERRFLGLFSSAAYTESVRRVPVVRRKVDEVLQGAGFSPNSHDGRDLLQILETYPRDELFQTPPDELRSIVTSVLYLQERRRLRLYLRQDEYGRYYSALVYLPRDRYTTGVRLRIIDILKEELGGISVDFTAWNTESILSRLHFVVRVEPGTELPHLSDADKDRIEAKLVEAARSWSDGFAEALNAEVGEERAAELLRRYGNGIPEGYKADHNPRSAVADLVRLEELEQDEDFELSLYEPVGAAPDERRFKIYRKGGSVSLSAVLPVLNRIGVEVIDERPYELRCSDRTTAWIYDFGLRMPRPQAGSVDYAGDDARERVQEAFSATWTGQAENDGFNALVLSAGLTWRQAMVLRAYAKYLRQAGSTFSQDYMEDTLRNNVHTTRLLVSLFEARMSPDRQRAGREIVDALLEEVDAALDQVASLDEDRILRSFLTVIKATLRTNFFQEAAGGKPHDYVSMKFDPQVIPDLPAPRPAYEIWVYSPRVEGVHLRFGKVARGGLRWSDRREDFRTEILGLVKAQMVKNTVIVPVGAKGGFVAKQLPDPSVDRDAWLAEGIRSYKTFISALLDITDNMVAGEVVPPSDVVRHDEDDTYLVVAADKGTATFSDIANEVAESYNFWLGDAFASGGSAGYDHKGMGITARGAWESVKRHFRELGVNTQAEDFTVVGIGDMSGDVFGNGMLLSEHIRLVAAFDHRHIFIDPHPDAATSYAERRRVFELPRSSWADYDTRLISTGGGVFPRTAKAIPINGHIRDALGIEDKISKMTPADLMKAILKAPVDLLWNGGIGTYVKSSTESHADVGDKANDAIRVDGADLRVQVVGEGGNLGLTQLGRIEFAQKGGRVNTDAIDNSAGVDTSDHEVNIKILLNGVVAEGDMTVKQRNKLLAEMTDEVGRLVLRNNYAQNTAIANALAQSKDMLHAQQRFMRHLVREGHLDRALEFLPTERQIRERLSTGQGLTGPETAVLLAYTKITVAEELLHTSLPDDPYLRKLLHAYFPTALHERFPEHVESHPLSREIVTTLLVNDTVNTGGTSFLHRLREETGASLEEIVRAQTASRAIFGSGAVWDGVESLDNTVDAAVQTRIRLHSRRLVERGTRWLLNNRPQPLELSGTIAFFKEGVHLVWGELPKLLRGADLEWYQKIYDELTGAGVPEELATRVAGFSSAFPTLDIVAVADRVGRTPMEVAEVYYDLADRLRITQLMDRIIELPRADRWQSMARAAIREDLYAAHASLTADVLSAGNGTSTPEQRFKVWEQKNAALLGRARTTLEDIQGSDAFDLANLSVAMRTMRTLLRGHS, from the coding sequence ATGCAGACCAAGCTGGACGAAGCCAAGGCCGAGCTGCTCGAGAGGGCCGCCCGGGTAGCTGAGAACAGCCCGGTCGGGGGGTATCTACCGACTGGGACGACGAGCGAGAGTACGTCCGGCACCCCGGACCACGACACCGTGCTCGCGTTCCTCCAGCGCTACTACCTGCACACCGCCCCGGAGGACCTGAGCGGCCGCGACCCGGTCGACGTCTTCGGAGCCGCCTACTCCCACTACCGGCTGGCCGAGAACCGCCCTCAGGGGACGGCCAATGTGCGGGTCCACACCCCGACCGTCGAGGAGAACGGCTGGACGTGCAGCCACTCCGTCGTCGAGGTCGTCACCGACGACATGCCCTTCCTCGTCGACTCCGTGACCAATGAGCTGTCACGGCAGGGGCGCGGCATCCATGTCGTCATCCACCCCCAGGTCGTCGTCCGGCGGGACGTCACCGGCAAGCTGGTCGAGCTGATCACCGAGCCGGCCGCCGTCGCCGCGGCGTCCGCCGCCGTGGCCGCCGGTGAGACGCTGCCGCACGACGCGCACATCGAGTCCTGGATCCATGTCGAGGTCGACCGCGAGACCGACCGGGCGGACCTGAAGCAGATCAACAACGATCTGCTGCGCGTCCTGTCCGACGTCCGCGAGGCCGTCGAGGACTGGGAGAAGATGCGGGACGCGGCGGTCCGTATCGCCGACGGACTGCCCGCCGAGCACACCGCCGACGACCTGCGCGAACAGGACGTGGAGGAGGCCCGCGAGCTGCTGCGCTGGCTCGCCGACGACCACTTCACCTTCCTCGGGTACCGCGAGTACGAGCTGCGGCAGGACGACTCGCTCGCCGCCGTCCCGGGCACGGGACTCGGCATCCTGCGCGCCGACCCGCACCACGCCGGGCACGACCAGCATCCCGTCAGCTCCTCCTTCGAGCGGCTGCCCGCCGACGCCCGCGCCAAGGCCCGTGAGCACAGGCTCCTCGTCCTGACGAAGGCCAACAGCCGGGCCACCGTCCACCGGCCGTCCTACCTCGACTACGTGGGCGTGAAGAAGTTCGACGCCGAGGGGAACGTGGTCGGCGAGCGCCGGTTCCTCGGACTGTTCTCCTCGGCCGCCTACACCGAGTCCGTGCGCCGGGTGCCCGTCGTCCGCCGCAAGGTCGACGAGGTCCTCCAGGGCGCCGGGTTCTCACCCAACAGCCACGACGGGCGCGATCTGCTCCAGATCCTGGAGACGTACCCGCGCGACGAGCTGTTCCAGACCCCGCCCGACGAGCTGCGGTCCATCGTCACCTCCGTGCTCTATCTGCAGGAGCGCCGGCGGCTGCGGCTCTACCTCCGCCAGGACGAGTACGGGCGCTACTACTCCGCCCTCGTGTACCTGCCGCGTGACCGCTACACCACCGGCGTACGCCTCAGGATCATCGACATCCTGAAGGAGGAACTCGGCGGCATCAGCGTCGACTTCACCGCCTGGAACACCGAGTCGATCCTCTCCCGGCTGCACTTCGTGGTCCGCGTCGAGCCGGGCACCGAGCTGCCGCACCTCAGCGACGCCGACAAGGACCGCATCGAGGCGAAGCTCGTCGAGGCCGCCCGGTCCTGGTCGGACGGGTTCGCCGAGGCGCTCAACGCCGAGGTCGGCGAGGAGCGGGCCGCGGAACTGCTGCGCCGGTACGGCAACGGCATCCCCGAGGGGTACAAGGCCGACCACAACCCCCGCTCGGCCGTCGCGGACCTTGTCCGTCTCGAAGAGCTCGAACAGGACGAGGACTTCGAGCTCAGCCTGTACGAGCCGGTGGGCGCCGCGCCCGACGAGCGCCGGTTCAAGATCTACCGCAAGGGCGGCTCCGTCTCGCTCTCCGCGGTGCTGCCCGTCCTCAACCGCATCGGCGTCGAGGTCATCGACGAGCGGCCGTACGAGCTGCGCTGCTCGGACCGGACGACGGCGTGGATCTACGACTTCGGGCTGCGCATGCCCAGGCCGCAGGCCGGCAGTGTGGACTACGCCGGGGACGACGCGCGGGAGCGGGTGCAGGAGGCCTTCTCCGCCACCTGGACCGGGCAGGCCGAGAACGACGGGTTCAACGCGCTCGTGCTGAGCGCGGGGCTCACCTGGCGGCAGGCCATGGTGCTGCGGGCGTACGCCAAGTACCTGCGGCAGGCCGGGTCCACGTTCAGCCAGGACTACATGGAGGACACCCTCCGCAACAACGTCCACACCACGCGGTTGCTCGTGTCGCTGTTCGAGGCGCGGATGTCGCCGGACCGGCAGCGGGCGGGCCGGGAGATCGTGGACGCGCTGCTCGAAGAGGTCGACGCGGCCCTGGACCAGGTGGCGAGCCTCGACGAGGACCGGATCCTGCGGTCGTTCCTGACCGTCATCAAGGCGACGCTGCGGACGAACTTCTTCCAGGAGGCGGCCGGCGGCAAGCCGCACGACTACGTCTCCATGAAGTTCGACCCGCAGGTCATCCCCGACCTGCCCGCGCCGCGTCCGGCGTACGAGATCTGGGTGTACTCGCCGCGTGTGGAGGGCGTGCACCTGCGGTTCGGGAAGGTCGCCCGAGGCGGGCTGCGCTGGTCCGACCGGCGGGAGGACTTCCGGACCGAGATCCTGGGCCTGGTCAAGGCGCAGATGGTCAAGAACACCGTCATCGTGCCGGTCGGCGCCAAGGGCGGCTTCGTCGCCAAGCAGCTCCCGGATCCGTCGGTGGACCGGGACGCCTGGCTGGCCGAGGGTATCCGGAGCTACAAGACCTTCATCTCCGCGCTGCTCGACATCACCGACAACATGGTGGCGGGCGAGGTCGTGCCGCCGTCGGACGTCGTACGGCACGACGAGGACGACACGTATCTCGTCGTCGCCGCCGACAAGGGCACCGCGACCTTCTCCGACATCGCCAACGAGGTCGCCGAGAGCTACAACTTCTGGCTCGGGGACGCCTTCGCCTCCGGCGGCAGCGCCGGGTACGACCACAAGGGCATGGGCATCACCGCGCGCGGCGCCTGGGAGTCGGTGAAGCGGCACTTCCGGGAGCTGGGGGTGAACACGCAGGCCGAGGACTTCACGGTCGTCGGCATCGGTGACATGTCCGGTGACGTGTTCGGCAACGGCATGCTGCTCAGCGAGCACATCCGGCTCGTCGCCGCCTTCGACCACCGGCACATCTTCATCGACCCGCATCCGGACGCGGCCACCTCGTACGCCGAGCGCCGCCGCGTCTTCGAGCTGCCCCGGTCGAGTTGGGCCGACTACGACACCCGTCTGATCTCCACCGGCGGTGGCGTCTTCCCGCGTACCGCCAAGGCGATCCCGATCAACGGCCACATCCGGGACGCCCTCGGTATCGAGGACAAGATCTCCAAGATGACCCCGGCCGACCTGATGAAGGCCATCCTCAAGGCGCCGGTCGACCTGCTGTGGAACGGCGGCATCGGCACGTACGTCAAGTCCTCGACCGAGTCGCACGCCGACGTCGGGGACAAGGCCAACGACGCGATCCGGGTCGACGGCGCCGACCTGCGCGTCCAGGTCGTCGGCGAGGGCGGCAACCTCGGCCTGACCCAGCTGGGCCGGATCGAGTTCGCGCAGAAGGGCGGGCGGGTCAACACCGACGCGATCGACAACAGCGCGGGCGTGGACACCTCCGACCACGAGGTGAACATCAAGATCCTGCTCAACGGGGTGGTCGCGGAAGGCGACATGACGGTCAAGCAGCGCAACAAGCTGCTCGCCGAGATGACCGACGAGGTCGGCCGCCTCGTGCTGCGCAACAACTACGCGCAGAACACGGCGATCGCCAACGCCCTCGCCCAGTCCAAGGACATGCTCCACGCCCAGCAGCGCTTCATGCGCCACCTGGTCAGGGAGGGCCACCTCGACCGGGCGCTCGAGTTCCTGCCCACCGAGCGGCAGATCCGTGAGCGCCTCAGCACCGGGCAGGGGCTCACCGGCCCCGAGACGGCCGTCCTCCTCGCCTACACGAAGATCACGGTCGCCGAGGAGCTGCTGCACACCTCGCTGCCGGACGACCCGTATCTGCGCAAGCTGCTGCACGCGTACTTCCCGACGGCGCTGCACGAGCGGTTCCCGGAGCATGTCGAGAGCCACCCGCTGAGCCGTGAGATCGTCACGACCCTGCTGGTCAACGACACGGTCAACACGGGCGGTACGAGCTTCCTGCACCGGCTGCGGGAGGAGACCGGGGCCTCGCTGGAGGAGATCGTCCGGGCGCAGACCGCGTCCCGAGCGATCTTCGGGTCGGGCGCGGTGTGGGACGGCGTCGAGAGCCTGGACAACACGGTCGACGCGGCCGTCCAGACCAGGATCCGGCTGCACTCCCGCCGCCTCGTCGAGCGCGGTACGCGCTGGCTGCTCAACAACCGGCCGCAGCCGCTGGAGCTCAGCGGGACCATCGCCTTCTTCAAGGAGGGTGTGCACCTGGTCTGGGGCGAGCTGCCGAAGCTGCTGCGCGGCGCGGACCTGGAGTGGTACCAGAAGATCTACGACGAGCTGACGGGTGCCGGGGTCCCGGAGGAGCTGGCCACGCGCGTCGCGGGCTTCTCCTCGGCCTTCCCCACGCTCGACATCGTCGCCGTCGCCGACCGGGTCGGCCGGACACCGATGGAGGTCGCCGAGGTGTACTACGACCTCGCCGACCGGCTGCGCATCACCCAGCTCATGGACCGCATCATCGAGCTGCCGCGCGCCGACCGCTGGCAGTCCATGGCCCGCGCGGCGATCCGCGAGGACCTGTACGCGGCCCACGCCTCCCTCACCGCCGATGTCCTGTCCGCGGGCAACGGCACCTCCACACCCGAACAGCGCTTCAAGGTGTGGGAGCAGAAGAACGCGGCGCTGCTGGGCCGGGCCCGCACGACCCTGGAGGACATCCAGGGCTCCGACGCGTTCGACCTGGCCAACCTGTCGGTGGCGATGCGGACGATGCGGACGCTGCTGCGCGGCCACTCGTAG
- a CDS encoding Rv3235 family protein produces MNKVMTRTKRKPGTRPPVRHDTRRPGRTPARTTPGGGHPSTAQSPALATPPLSRPVPQPRPTDHFADLLLAVLSGRRPVHSMLRHTAGRAYDELAWLAERGPLRTTHGAHPVVRDIGYYVAAPGALEVFARIGAGEQLRAMAFRLEHGPDHRWRCTAVELGGPRLPHPDDD; encoded by the coding sequence ATGAACAAGGTCATGACCAGGACCAAGCGCAAGCCCGGCACCCGCCCGCCCGTCCGCCACGACACCCGCCGCCCGGGCCGCACCCCCGCCCGCACGACCCCAGGAGGCGGCCACCCCTCAACGGCCCAGTCCCCAGCACTCGCGACCCCGCCCCTCTCCAGGCCGGTCCCCCAACCCCGCCCCACCGACCACTTCGCCGACCTCCTCCTCGCCGTACTGAGCGGCCGCCGCCCGGTCCACAGCATGCTGCGCCACACCGCGGGCCGGGCCTACGACGAACTGGCCTGGCTGGCCGAACGAGGCCCCCTGCGCACCACCCACGGCGCACACCCCGTCGTCCGCGACATCGGCTACTACGTCGCCGCCCCGGGCGCCCTGGAGGTCTTCGCCCGCATCGGCGCGGGTGAACAACTCCGTGCCATGGCCTTCCGCCTGGAGCACGGCCCCGACCACCGCTGGCGCTGCACAGCGGTGGAACTCGGCGGCCCGAGGCTCCCCCACCCGGACGACGACTGA
- a CDS encoding DJ-1/PfpI family protein, protein MTAKILIVTGDAAESLEVLYPYQRLREEGYEVHIAAPNRKKLRFVVHDFEPGYDTYTEKPGYTWPADLAFSEVDPGQYAALVIPGGRAPEYLRNDPELRKILKSFFDTDKPVAQICHGPLLTAAVDALRGRHVTAYPALELDMQAAGATFHDAEAVVDGTLVSARVWPDHSRWMREFLTVLRAKAPVT, encoded by the coding sequence ATGACGGCCAAGATCCTGATCGTGACCGGCGACGCGGCGGAGTCACTGGAGGTCCTGTACCCCTACCAGCGCCTTCGCGAGGAGGGCTACGAGGTCCACATCGCCGCCCCCAACCGCAAGAAGCTCCGCTTCGTCGTCCACGACTTCGAACCGGGCTACGACACCTACACCGAGAAGCCCGGCTACACCTGGCCCGCCGACCTGGCCTTCTCCGAGGTCGACCCCGGTCAGTACGCCGCCCTCGTCATCCCCGGCGGCCGGGCCCCGGAGTACCTCCGCAACGACCCGGAGCTCCGCAAGATCCTGAAGTCCTTCTTCGACACCGACAAACCGGTCGCCCAGATCTGCCACGGCCCGCTGCTCACCGCCGCCGTGGACGCCCTCCGCGGCCGCCACGTCACCGCGTATCCCGCCCTGGAACTCGACATGCAGGCCGCCGGGGCGACCTTCCACGACGCCGAGGCCGTCGTCGACGGCACCCTCGTGTCCGCCCGCGTCTGGCCGGACCACTCCCGCTGGATGCGGGAGTTCCTCACGGTGCTGCGGGCGAAGGCGCCCGTGACGTAG
- a CDS encoding GNAT family N-acetyltransferase, with protein sequence MDPVTLTTARLLLRTVDRHDTDTVYAAAQDPDIQRWTTIPSPYLREHAEGFVEQAVPEGWANASMFTFGLFLPAGELVGMLGVTMRSLGTGEIGFWATKEHRRNGYITEATRAAAHWSFTTLALDRLEWRAEVGNTASRAVAEHTGFTLEGTLRAALTNNGVRRDCWLGSLLPSDLGLPSATPYLPAPG encoded by the coding sequence ATGGACCCCGTCACCCTGACCACCGCGCGCCTGCTGCTGCGCACCGTGGACCGGCACGACACCGACACGGTGTACGCGGCTGCGCAGGACCCGGACATCCAGCGCTGGACCACGATCCCCTCGCCGTATCTGCGTGAACACGCGGAGGGTTTCGTCGAGCAGGCCGTTCCCGAGGGCTGGGCCAACGCCTCCATGTTCACCTTCGGCCTCTTCCTCCCCGCCGGGGAGCTGGTGGGCATGCTCGGCGTCACCATGCGGTCCCTGGGCACCGGCGAGATCGGTTTCTGGGCCACCAAGGAGCACCGCCGCAACGGCTACATCACCGAGGCCACCCGCGCCGCCGCCCACTGGTCCTTCACCACCCTCGCCCTCGACCGCCTCGAATGGCGCGCCGAGGTGGGCAACACCGCCTCCCGAGCCGTAGCCGAACACACCGGCTTCACCCTCGAAGGCACCCTCCGAGCCGCCCTCACCAACAACGGAGTACGCCGCGACTGCTGGCTGGGCTCCTTGCTCCCGTCGGACCTGGGGCTGCCCTCTGCGACGCCGTATCTGCCTGCACCGGGATGA
- a CDS encoding DUF6912 family protein: MRVYVPLTLPGLAEAYKTGELGEGAFVAYAVTPALREWYLSDDIEELEYAALNRAALASLRLVAGDPGAARRRVVVAVDVADRDAVADPDRGLDPVALGEVRVAGPVSLGKAAAVHVDSVEAEGEVGEAADALGAADQGDDDAQFIVDGADDHELLWYATQEIPNLVGLGG; this comes from the coding sequence ATGCGCGTCTACGTCCCCCTGACCCTTCCCGGGCTCGCCGAGGCGTACAAGACGGGTGAGTTGGGGGAAGGGGCGTTCGTCGCGTACGCCGTCACGCCGGCGTTGCGGGAGTGGTATCTGTCCGACGACATCGAGGAGTTGGAGTACGCGGCGTTGAACCGGGCGGCGCTCGCGTCGTTGCGGTTGGTGGCGGGGGATCCGGGGGCTGCTCGGCGGCGGGTTGTCGTGGCGGTGGATGTGGCTGACCGGGACGCGGTCGCCGATCCCGACCGGGGGCTCGATCCGGTGGCGCTGGGTGAGGTGAGGGTGGCTGGGCCGGTGTCGTTGGGCAAGGCGGCGGCTGTACATGTCGACTCGGTGGAGGCCGAGGGGGAGGTGGGGGAGGCCGCGGATGCGTTGGGGGCGGCGGATCAGGGGGATGACGACGCGCAGTTCATCGTGGACGGGGCGGACGATCACGAGTTGCTCTGGTACGCGACGCAGGAGATTCCCAACCTGGTGGGGTTGGGGGGCTGA
- the secA gene encoding preprotein translocase subunit SecA, protein MSVLSKIMRAGEGKILRKLHRIADQVNSIEEDFVDLSDAELRALTEEYKQRYADGETLDDLLPEAFATVREGAKRALGQRHYDVQIMGGAALHLGYVAEMKTGEGKTLVGTLPAYLNALSGEGVHLITVNDYLAERDSEMMGRVHKFLGLSVGCILANMTPAQRREQYNCDITYGTNNEFGFDYLRDNMAWAKDELVQRGHNFAIVDEVDSILVDEARTPLIISGPADQATKWYGDFAKLVTRLKKGEPGNQLKGIEETGDYEVDEKKRTVAIHESGVSKVEDWLGIDNLYESVNTPLVGYLNNAIKAKELFKKDKDYVVMDGEVMIVDEHTGRILAGRRYNEGMHQAIEAKEGVDIKDENQTLATITLQNFFRLYKRHDHSGKELAGLCGMTGTAMTEAAEFHQIYKLGVVPIPTNRPMVRKDQSDLIYRTEVAKFEAVVDDIVEKHEKGQPILVGTTSVEKSEYLSQQLSKRGVQHEVLNAKQHDREATIVAQAGRKGAVTVATNMAGRGTDIKLGGNPEDLAEAELRQRGLDPEEHIEEWAHALPEALAKAEDAVKAEFEEVKDLGGLYVLGTERHESRRIDNQLRGRSGRQGDPGESRFYLSLGDDLMRLFKAQMVERVMSMANVPDDVPIENKMVTRAIASAQSQVEQQNFETRKNVLKYDEVLNRQREVIYGERRRVLEGEDLQEQILHFMGDTIDAYITAETAEGFAEEWDLDRLWGAFKQLYPVKVTVDELEEAAGDRAGLTPEFIAESIKDDIHEQYEAREAQLGSEIMRELERRVVLSVLDRKWREHLYEMDYLQEGIGLRAMAQKDPLVEYQREGFDMFQAMMEGIKEESVGYLFNLEVQVEQQVEEVPVEDEKPSLEKTDAVPAQAGASRPEIRAKGLEAPQRRDRLHFSAPTVDGEGGIVEGDLPEDEPVRSEADGLTRAERRKQQGKTSRRRKK, encoded by the coding sequence GTGTCCGTCCTCTCGAAGATCATGCGTGCAGGCGAAGGCAAAATCCTGCGCAAGCTGCACCGCATCGCGGACCAGGTCAACTCCATCGAAGAGGACTTCGTCGACCTCTCCGACGCCGAGCTGCGCGCCCTGACCGAGGAGTACAAGCAGCGGTACGCCGACGGCGAGACCCTCGACGATCTGCTCCCCGAGGCGTTCGCCACCGTGCGCGAGGGCGCCAAGCGCGCCCTCGGCCAGCGCCACTACGACGTGCAGATCATGGGCGGCGCCGCCCTCCACCTCGGCTATGTCGCCGAGATGAAGACCGGTGAGGGCAAGACCCTCGTCGGCACGCTGCCCGCGTATCTGAACGCGCTGTCCGGTGAAGGCGTCCACCTGATCACGGTCAACGACTACCTGGCCGAGCGCGACTCCGAGATGATGGGCCGCGTCCACAAGTTCCTGGGTCTGAGCGTCGGCTGCATCCTCGCCAACATGACGCCGGCCCAGCGCCGCGAGCAGTACAACTGCGACATCACCTACGGCACGAACAACGAGTTCGGCTTCGACTACCTCCGCGACAACATGGCATGGGCCAAGGACGAACTCGTCCAGCGCGGCCACAACTTCGCGATCGTCGACGAGGTCGACTCCATCCTCGTCGACGAGGCCCGTACGCCGCTGATCATCTCCGGCCCGGCCGACCAGGCCACCAAGTGGTACGGCGACTTCGCCAAGCTGGTCACGCGCCTGAAGAAGGGCGAGCCCGGCAACCAACTCAAGGGCATCGAGGAGACCGGCGACTACGAGGTCGACGAGAAGAAGCGCACCGTCGCCATCCACGAGTCCGGCGTCTCCAAGGTCGAGGACTGGCTGGGCATCGACAACCTCTACGAGTCGGTGAACACGCCTCTGGTGGGCTACCTGAACAACGCCATCAAGGCCAAGGAGCTCTTCAAGAAGGACAAGGACTACGTCGTCATGGACGGCGAAGTCATGATCGTCGACGAGCACACCGGCCGTATCCTCGCCGGCCGCCGCTACAACGAGGGCATGCACCAGGCGATCGAGGCGAAGGAAGGGGTGGACATCAAGGACGAGAACCAGACGCTCGCCACGATCACCCTGCAGAACTTCTTCCGCCTCTACAAGCGTCACGACCACTCCGGCAAGGAACTGGCCGGCCTCTGCGGCATGACCGGTACGGCGATGACCGAGGCCGCGGAGTTCCACCAGATCTACAAGCTCGGCGTCGTCCCGATCCCGACCAACCGGCCGATGGTCCGCAAGGACCAGTCGGACCTGATCTACCGCACCGAGGTCGCGAAGTTCGAGGCGGTCGTCGACGACATCGTCGAGAAGCACGAGAAGGGCCAGCCGATCCTCGTCGGTACGACGTCGGTCGAGAAGTCCGAGTACCTGTCCCAGCAGCTGAGCAAGCGCGGCGTCCAGCACGAGGTGCTCAACGCCAAGCAGCACGACCGGGAGGCGACGATCGTCGCCCAGGCCGGCCGCAAGGGCGCCGTGACCGTCGCCACGAACATGGCCGGTCGTGGTACGGACATCAAGCTCGGCGGCAACCCCGAGGACCTCGCCGAGGCCGAGCTGCGCCAGCGCGGGCTCGACCCCGAGGAGCACATCGAGGAGTGGGCCCACGCCCTGCCCGAGGCCCTCGCGAAGGCCGAGGACGCGGTCAAGGCGGAGTTCGAGGAGGTCAAGGATCTCGGCGGGCTCTACGTCCTCGGCACCGAGCGGCACGAGTCCCGCCGTATCGACAACCAGCTGCGCGGTCGTTCCGGCCGTCAGGGAGACCCGGGCGAGTCCCGCTTCTATCTGTCGCTGGGCGACGACCTGATGAGGCTCTTCAAGGCCCAGATGGTCGAGCGCGTGATGTCCATGGCCAACGTGCCGGACGACGTCCCGATCGAGAACAAGATGGTCACCCGCGCGATCGCCTCCGCCCAGTCGCAGGTCGAGCAGCAGAACTTCGAGACCCGGAAGAACGTCCTCAAGTACGACGAGGTCCTCAACCGGCAGCGCGAGGTCATCTACGGCGAGCGGCGCCGCGTCCTGGAGGGCGAGGACCTGCAGGAGCAGATCCTGCACTTCATGGGCGACACGATCGACGCGTACATCACCGCCGAGACCGCCGAGGGCTTCGCCGAGGAGTGGGACCTCGACCGGCTGTGGGGCGCCTTCAAGCAGCTCTACCCGGTGAAGGTCACCGTCGACGAGCTGGAGGAGGCGGCCGGCGACCGGGCCGGGCTGACCCCCGAGTTCATCGCCGAGTCCATCAAGGACGACATCCACGAGCAGTACGAGGCGCGTGAGGCGCAGCTCGGCTCCGAGATCATGCGTGAGCTGGAGCGCCGGGTCGTCCTCTCCGTGCTGGACCGCAAGTGGCGTGAGCACCTCTACGAGATGGACTACCTCCAGGAGGGCATCGGCCTGCGCGCGATGGCCCAGAAGGACCCGCTGGTCGAGTACCAGCGCGAGGGCTTCGACATGTTCCAGGCCATGATGGAGGGCATCAAGGAGGAGTCCGTCGGCTATCTGTTCAACCTGGAGGTCCAGGTCGAGCAGCAGGTCGAGGAGGTCCCGGTCGAGGACGAGAAGCCGTCGCTGGAGAAGACCGACGCGGTGCCGGCCCAGGCGGGTGCGTCCCGGCCGGAGATCCGTGCGAAGGGCCTGGAGGCCCCGCAGCGCCGTGACCGGCTGCACTTCTCCGCGCCGACCGTCGACGGTGAGGGCGGCATCGTCGAGGGCGACCTCCCCGAGGACGAGCCCGTCCGCTCCGAGGCCGACGGCCTCACCCGCGCGGAGCGCCGCAAGCAGCAGGGCAAGACCAGCCGCCGCCGCAAGAAGTGA